The following proteins are encoded in a genomic region of Elusimicrobiota bacterium:
- a CDS encoding TetR/AcrR family transcriptional regulator, producing MNTKEKIVAAAIEIFAEKGKYGATMDEIANKANINKAMLYYFFNTKGNIYNEALSFILTNIHKNNFANLKQKLFRTENPIEIIKLIVRNHLRALSSNMNFTKILIEAMVHNPLEITKTTQNIKNLNSQTSDEADLRKRFLELYAKGVSNGKVRDIDPDQLMISIMGMILIYFISKPISQLMLNIDVKNEKSFLKKREESIIDLILNGISLAKGGSK from the coding sequence ATGAATACTAAAGAAAAAATAGTTGCGGCCGCAATTGAAATTTTTGCTGAAAAAGGAAAATACGGTGCCACAATGGATGAAATTGCCAATAAAGCAAATATCAACAAAGCCATGCTTTATTACTTTTTCAATACCAAAGGAAATATCTATAACGAGGCGTTGTCATTTATACTGACAAATATCCACAAAAATAACTTTGCAAATCTTAAACAAAAACTATTTAGAACTGAAAATCCTATAGAAATAATAAAACTTATTGTAAGAAATCATTTGAGAGCATTATCTTCAAATATGAATTTTACCAAAATTCTTATTGAAGCCATGGTTCACAATCCCCTTGAAATTACAAAAACCACCCAAAACATTAAAAACTTAAATTCACAAACAAGTGATGAAGCAGATTTAAGGAAAAGATTTCTTGAACTTTACGCAAAAGGTGTATCTAACGGCAAAGTAAGGGACATCGACCCCGACCAATTGATGATAAGTATTATGGGTATGATATTGATCTATTTTATTTCCAAGCCTATTTCACAGCTGATGCTTAATATTGACGTAAAAAATGAAAAGTCATTCTTGAAGAAAAGAGAAGAAAGCATCATAGACCTTATTCTAAATGGGATCTCTTTGGCAAAAGGCGGCTCAAAATGA
- a CDS encoding TolC family protein, whose protein sequence is MHRNQKVNEENPDSMVGDSQPFSNGAKAWTIEDCLAHAMENNPSVRSARNGLKIASGNNLMALSEFMPRVSWSTVYIRNDKTMLGSLTSMPGFDLSILSPAIYSNEYYASSLSADLTLFSWRMKPLRNTMKANSKLARLKLASAENDLTLNVKKAFYTALYAKQLLIIAKTAENVARENLETSESLYKVGRVSSFDVSRARVNRINAKTEVISAKNFETVSIEGLRMVLSLPAGEEMDIKGEFPQDARDTSLENEISAALKRRPELNIAKEAEALQVSSKELARAGFLPTVFAGFAYSWEGLDLTADMDKYYTSWTAKAGILIPIFDGLFSIGRFRAQKAGLEQAREQVQGASDGVIMEVRQSYYSLVNARESLQAQKENVETAAENLKIAQERYKTGLLSLLELKDAELSLIGASTQRIKVLYDYNISMTSLDRAVGLPSDGERP, encoded by the coding sequence ATGCATCGGAATCAGAAAGTTAATGAAGAAAATCCAGACAGTATGGTTGGTGATAGCCAACCTTTTTCTAACGGGGCAAAAGCCTGGACTATTGAGGATTGCCTGGCGCACGCCATGGAAAATAATCCTTCTGTTCGCTCCGCCCGCAACGGCTTAAAGATCGCATCCGGCAATAATTTGATGGCTTTATCGGAATTCATGCCGCGTGTATCATGGAGCACTGTTTATATACGAAATGATAAAACGATGTTGGGAAGCCTCACTTCTATGCCCGGTTTCGACCTATCTATATTAAGCCCGGCTATATATTCCAATGAATACTATGCATCCAGCCTGTCCGCTGACCTGACACTTTTTTCCTGGAGAATGAAACCTTTGCGCAATACGATGAAAGCTAATTCAAAACTTGCCAGACTGAAACTCGCGTCGGCAGAAAATGATCTGACATTAAACGTCAAGAAGGCGTTTTATACAGCTCTTTATGCAAAACAATTATTGATTATTGCAAAGACTGCGGAGAATGTGGCACGGGAAAATCTGGAGACATCGGAAAGCCTCTATAAGGTAGGAAGAGTCTCTTCTTTCGATGTTTCACGCGCCAGGGTCAACAGGATTAATGCCAAAACCGAGGTTATATCTGCCAAAAATTTTGAAACCGTATCCATTGAAGGACTTAGGATGGTGTTGAGCCTTCCGGCAGGTGAAGAGATGGATATCAAAGGCGAATTTCCGCAAGATGCAAGGGATACTTCGCTTGAGAACGAGATCAGCGCGGCTTTAAAACGCCGCCCTGAATTAAATATCGCAAAGGAAGCCGAAGCTCTGCAGGTTTCATCTAAGGAACTTGCGCGAGCCGGTTTTTTACCAACCGTTTTTGCGGGATTTGCTTATTCATGGGAAGGCCTCGATCTTACAGCGGATATGGATAAATATTACACGAGTTGGACGGCAAAGGCAGGTATTTTGATCCCTATTTTTGACGGGTTATTTTCAATAGGCCGTTTTCGGGCTCAAAAGGCAGGACTTGAACAAGCCAGAGAACAAGTGCAGGGAGCTTCAGACGGGGTTATAATGGAAGTCCGTCAGTCCTATTATTCCCTTGTTAATGCAAGAGAAAGTCTCCAGGCCCAGAAAGAAAATGTAGAAACTGCAGCTGAAAACCTGAAGATAGCCCAGGAACGTTATAAAACGGGACTTCTGTCTTTGCTTGAGTTGAAAGATGCGGAGTTATCGCTCATAGGAGCCAGCACCCAGCGTATAAAAGTGCTTTATGACTATAATATATCCATGACTTCGCTTGACAGGGCGGTTGGTTTACCTTCTGATGGAGAGCGCCCCTAG